Proteins encoded by one window of Pseudomonas sp. LS44:
- a CDS encoding protein-glutamate O-methyltransferase CheR — MQPGVVWALKPLADISAADFHDWRTLLEERTGVVISEQRRAFLQTNLSARMRELGVDDYASYYRQVTDGPRGAVEWSTLLDRLTVQETRFFRHPPSFALLEQHLLQRLERSADQPLALWSVGCSSGEEAYSLAISVAEALRGAESLAQYGVTATDISLSALSKAREGIYGARRLESLDSDLSARYFQTQNDGRSKVIPSLAARVCCARLNVLELAKAPLSGMDVIFCQNLLIYFRRWRRREILNRLAERLAPGGLLVIGVGEVVGWQHPDLVPVADERVLAFTRKG; from the coding sequence ATGCAGCCAGGCGTAGTCTGGGCCTTGAAGCCGCTGGCCGACATATCGGCGGCGGACTTCCATGATTGGCGGACATTGCTCGAAGAGCGCACCGGGGTAGTGATCAGTGAGCAGCGGCGGGCATTTCTGCAAACCAATTTAAGTGCGCGGATGCGCGAGCTCGGGGTCGATGACTATGCCAGCTACTACCGTCAAGTCACTGATGGCCCGCGCGGCGCAGTGGAGTGGTCGACGCTGCTGGATCGGCTGACCGTCCAGGAGACCCGATTTTTTCGCCATCCGCCGTCTTTCGCCTTACTTGAGCAGCATCTGCTACAGCGCCTAGAGCGTTCGGCCGATCAGCCGTTGGCACTATGGAGTGTCGGCTGCTCGAGTGGCGAAGAGGCCTATTCGCTGGCGATCAGTGTGGCCGAGGCGCTACGGGGGGCGGAAAGTTTGGCGCAATATGGCGTCACCGCTACCGATATCAGCCTCAGTGCCTTGAGCAAAGCGCGGGAAGGCATATATGGCGCGCGGCGCCTCGAGTCACTGGATAGCGACTTGAGTGCGCGTTATTTTCAGACCCAGAACGATGGGCGTTCCAAAGTTATTCCGAGTCTGGCGGCGCGTGTCTGCTGCGCCCGGCTCAATGTGCTGGAGTTGGCTAAGGCGCCGCTGTCCGGCATGGATGTCATCTTCTGTCAGAACTTGCTGATTTATTTCCGTCGTTGGCGCCGCCGCGAAATCCTCAACCGCCTGGCTGAACGCCTGGCGCCGGGAGGATTGCTGGTCATCGGGGTCGGGGAAGTGGTCGGTTGGCAGCATCCGGACTTAGTGCCGGTGGCCGACGAGCGAGTTCTGGCTTTTACCCGGAAGGGGTAA
- a CDS encoding methyl-accepting chemotaxis protein, translating to MKKLNTGNLLAGMRSSTLIAGLFIVLIVSIVLLFANFAYLNTQSNYDKEYISHSGELRVLSQRIAKNATEAAAGKVEAFALLKDARNDFEKRWNILVGGDESTGLPSAPEAVQAEMAAVQQEWDSLRKNSDAILASEQTVLSLHQVAATLAETIPQLQVEYEEVVEILLASGAPADQVSVAQRQSLLAERILGSVNKVLAGDADSVQAADMFGRDASLFGRVLKAMIEGNSAMKITKVTDSEALERLGEIAELFEFVSGSVDEILETSPELFQVRESANTIFTGSQTLLEKASSLADGFERLAGGRYVNTLIGYVLGALALASIILIGLVMVQSTRSRLAATAEKNERNQAAILRLLDEIADLADGDLTVAATVTEDFTGAIADSINYSIDQLRDLVLTINQTAVQVAAAAQETQATAMHLAEASEHQAQEIAGASAAINEMAVSIDQVSANASESSAVAERSVAIANKGNEVVHNTITGMDNIREQIQDTSKRIKRLGESSQEIGDIVSLINDIADQTNILALNAAIQASMAGDAGRGFAVVADEVQRLAERSSAATKQIEALVKTIQTDTNEAVISMEQTTSEVVRGARLAQDAGVSLEEIEKVSKTLAALIQNISNAARQQASSAGHISNTMNVIQEITSQTSSGTTATAKSIGNLAKMASEMRRSVSGFTLPEATEEA from the coding sequence ATGAAAAAACTCAATACAGGCAATCTTTTGGCAGGTATGCGCAGCAGCACGCTGATCGCAGGACTTTTCATCGTCCTGATCGTATCGATCGTGTTGTTGTTCGCCAACTTCGCCTACCTCAACACGCAATCGAACTACGACAAGGAATACATCAGCCATTCCGGTGAGCTGCGTGTTCTTTCTCAGCGAATTGCGAAGAACGCCACCGAGGCAGCGGCCGGTAAGGTCGAGGCTTTCGCCTTGCTCAAAGATGCGCGCAACGACTTCGAGAAGCGTTGGAATATCCTGGTTGGCGGCGACGAGTCCACTGGCTTGCCGTCTGCCCCGGAGGCTGTGCAAGCCGAAATGGCCGCGGTGCAGCAAGAGTGGGATAGCCTGCGGAAAAACTCCGATGCCATTCTGGCCAGCGAGCAGACGGTGTTGTCCTTGCACCAGGTAGCGGCAACTTTGGCGGAAACCATTCCGCAGCTGCAGGTCGAGTACGAAGAAGTGGTCGAGATTTTGCTCGCCAGCGGCGCGCCGGCCGACCAGGTCTCCGTGGCCCAGCGCCAATCGTTGCTGGCTGAGCGGATTCTCGGCTCGGTGAACAAAGTGCTGGCCGGTGACGCCGATTCGGTGCAGGCCGCTGACATGTTCGGTCGTGACGCCAGCCTCTTTGGTCGCGTGCTCAAAGCGATGATCGAAGGCAACTCGGCGATGAAAATCACCAAGGTAACCGACAGCGAAGCGCTGGAGCGGCTCGGCGAGATTGCCGAGCTGTTCGAGTTCGTATCCGGCTCGGTAGACGAAATTCTTGAGACCTCACCGGAGCTATTCCAGGTCCGCGAATCTGCCAACACCATCTTTACCGGCTCGCAAACCCTGCTGGAAAAAGCCTCGAGCTTGGCCGATGGCTTCGAGCGCTTGGCCGGTGGGCGTTATGTGAACACTTTGATCGGTTACGTGCTAGGTGCGCTGGCGTTGGCGTCGATCATCTTGATCGGTCTGGTAATGGTGCAAAGCACTCGTTCGCGATTGGCGGCAACCGCCGAGAAGAACGAGCGTAACCAGGCGGCTATTTTGCGACTGCTCGACGAAATTGCCGACCTCGCCGATGGTGACTTGACCGTAGCCGCGACGGTGACCGAAGACTTTACCGGCGCGATTGCCGACTCGATCAACTACTCGATCGACCAGCTGCGTGATCTGGTACTGACGATTAACCAAACTGCCGTTCAGGTGGCCGCCGCCGCCCAGGAAACCCAGGCTACGGCGATGCATCTGGCCGAAGCCTCCGAGCACCAGGCGCAGGAAATCGCCGGGGCTTCTGCGGCCATCAACGAAATGGCCGTGTCGATTGACCAGGTCTCGGCGAACGCCTCGGAATCGTCCGCGGTAGCCGAGCGCTCCGTAGCTATCGCCAACAAAGGCAACGAGGTGGTGCACAACACCATCACCGGCATGGACAACATCCGTGAGCAGATCCAGGACACCTCGAAGCGAATCAAGCGCCTCGGTGAATCGTCCCAGGAGATTGGTGACATCGTCAGCCTGATTAACGACATCGCCGACCAGACCAACATCCTCGCCTTGAACGCTGCGATTCAGGCATCCATGGCCGGTGACGCGGGCCGCGGCTTCGCCGTGGTAGCGGACGAAGTGCAGCGTCTTGCGGAGCGTTCCTCAGCGGCCACCAAGCAGATTGAGGCACTGGTTAAAACCATTCAGACCGACACCAACGAAGCGGTCATCTCGATGGAGCAAACCACCTCTGAAGTTGTTCGCGGTGCGCGCTTGGCGCAGGACGCCGGGGTGTCCCTGGAAGAGATCGAAAAAGTATCCAAGACCCTCGCGGCGTTGATTCAGAACATTTCCAACGCTGCCCGCCAGCAGGCCTCTTCGGCCGGTCATATTTCCAACACCATGAACGTGATCCAAGAAATCACCTCGCAAACCTCCTCGGGTACCACCGCTACCGCCAAGAGCATCGGTAACCTGGCGAAAATGGCCAGCGAAATGCGTCGTTCGGTGTCCGGCTTTACCCTGCCAGAAGCCACGGAAGAGGCCTGA